One Rosa chinensis cultivar Old Blush chromosome 5, RchiOBHm-V2, whole genome shotgun sequence genomic region harbors:
- the LOC112203595 gene encoding G-type lectin S-receptor-like serine/threonine-protein kinase At1g11410 codes for MLSSMKMGLNRRSGLEWHLTSWKSKDDPGTGSCTYGIDPMGFPQLLLLKGREVSWRAGPWIGDRLSGLPVMTVTVYNASFVNNEDEISLVFAVAKDSLITRVVIDESGIFQVFVWNDQWIKFDSHPTEWCDYYGQCGPNTNCESEKDYKLACTCLPGFESKSSSLSVGESGCIRKAGTSICQNGEGFVKVARVKIPDSCMAHVNMSMSLEECKQKCLMDCSCTAYTSADDRGGGIGCVTWHGDLMDTRTFSDVGQDLYVRVDATSLAQYAKSGGSLSKRARLAISLGSVTVFILLLTFCWLVRMKMKGKRRQNKDSFELTAGSTYFEEAIGGLVLDDSRINSELLLFHLNTVSTATNNFSIENKLGEGGFGSVYKGILYDGKEIAVKIISKFSGQGVEEFKNEVLLIAKLQHRNLVKILGC; via the exons ATGCTTTCCTCTATGAAGATGGGGCTGAATCGGCGGTCCGGGTTGGAGTGGCACCTAACATCTTGGAAGTCAAAAGATGACCCGGGAACCGGGAGTTGTACATATGGGATAGACCCCATGGGGTTTCCGCAGTTGCTTCTGCTCAAAGGTAGAGAAGTATCGTGGCGGGCCGGCCCTTGGATCGGGGACAGATTGAGCGGTCTACCTGTAATGACCGTTACCGTCTACAATGCAAGTTTTGTCAACAATGAAGACGAGATATCCTTAGTGTTTGCTGTTGCTAAGGACTCATTGATCACAAGGGTGGTGATAGATGAATCAGGAATATTTCAAGTGTTCGTGTGGAACGATCAATGGATCAAATTCGACTCCCACCCGACTGAGTGGTGTGATTACTATGGACAGTGCGGTCCAAATACTAACTGTGAGTCAGAGAAGGACTATAAGTTAGCTTGCACATGCCTACCTGGGTTCGAATCCAAATCATCTAGTTTGAGTGTTGGTGAGAGTGGGTGCATTAGGAAAGCGGGAACGTCCATATGTCAAAATGGAGAAGGGTTCGTGAAGGTGGCGCGTGTAAAAATACCAGACTCGTGTATGGCACATGTGAACATGAGTATGAGTTTGGAAGAGTGCAAACAAAAGTGCTTGATGGATTGTTCTTGCACAGCTTACACGAGTGCGGATGACCGGGGAGGTGGGATCGGGTGTGTGACATGGCATGGGGACTTGATGGACACGAGGACTTTCTCCGATGTTGGTCAAGATTTATATGTTCGAGTCGATGCAACTTCTTTAG CTCAATATGCAAAGTCAGGTGGTTCTCTTAGCAAGAGGGCAAGGCTGGCAATTTCACTTGGATCTGTTACAGTTTTTATTCTCTTACTTACCTTTTGTTGGTTGGTGAGGATGAAGATGAAAG GTAAGCGTAGGCAAAATAAAGATTCATTTGAACTTACTGCTGGGTCAACCTACTTCGAAGAAGCTATTGGTGGATTAGTTCTTGATGATAGTAGAATAAACTCGGAGTTACTATTATTTCATCTAAACACCGTATCCACCGCCACAAACAATTTCTCCATTGAAAACAAGCTTGGAGAAGGAGGGTTTGGCTCCGTTTATAAG gGGATACTTTACGATGGAAAAGAAATAGCTGTAAAAATAATATCCAAGTTTTCTGGCCAAGGAGTTGAAGAGTTTAAGAACGAAGTTCTTCTGATTGCAAAACTCCAACACAGAAACCTTGTTAAGATTTTAGGTTGTTGA